From the genome of Vespa crabro chromosome 24, iyVesCrab1.2, whole genome shotgun sequence, one region includes:
- the LOC124432302 gene encoding short neuropeptide F-like gives MRAEFGLRTSILLVIFGIVCAVENYVDYGDESPDKSTAENIHELYRLILQRNALENGGFNGIPLEHLMIRKSQRSPSLRLRFGRSGSPHISAGLLSKPMAAVATGFEDNN, from the exons ATGAGGGCTGAATTCGGTCTAAGAACTAGCATCCTCCTTGTCATCTTCGGCATCGTCTGCGCGGTGGAAAATTATGTGGATTATGGAG ACGAATCACCGGACAAATCGACGGCCGAGAATATTCACGAACTTTACAGACTCATCCTGCAACGGAACGCTTTAGAAAACGGCGGATTTAATGGGATCCCATTGGAACATCTGATGATTCGTAAATCTCAACGATCGCCGTCATTGCGCTTACGATTTGGACGTTCTGGTTCACCTCACATTTCG GCGGGCTTGCTCTCGAAACCGATGGCAGCTGTGGCGACGGGTTTCGAggataacaattaa
- the LOC124432294 gene encoding uncharacterized protein LOC124432294 isoform X1, protein MEIMEDGNLVDRVRILLQRDMQYYQEMQTVLREALCIRVSGGKLDFPRHASFAAIKIVMWWEAEFLITFKRPSGLSNVKCKTTTEIETDDGVVKNILPTEFVHMVVDTADQLLEHLHTLIQECLDHADLTVLTATLGAAALIKNCLWCYNQHIKNVVSTGISEKINNCYKSYQEMTEAVAERLLDLHCRLISLYILNEADSLDWHSNKSFFEKERCSFVIQMWWLYMQGTRADLWETVPPQMAQRVFMGMLNESLSIIVTRFIYGRPTLARSEQFWTDAFNVLCCTGYLTLAACTESEEMIGIQSNKLPTVIRDVHAKCNELLVCLLFRGTPLEDLYQAYRNGLENLQILQQRRGPSPWILICVPHLLGRSNLDVQLDDLTEDRIVILELNILRNQPQPNWPQLMKVISMNNYVVAKMLLNMLVRKCVGFTSDQNSLIMKKNESTNKKGNNKNELYNEKNCGGFLCQESGCKKLSTISPNLGLFSLTYILAIIVNDPEDVIMPALKKDPNWANYLDRQQVWNQSRPPWLNALMVPLISTMSPIVETLLDAVKTGASIYQAMSLTLTCFTELYVTIPMTILRTLLALNKNIPARCHPLGGSVFLQIFSAALYSSFLDIATNDQTDIQSKTSVEINLESGTFNPHDKITASNALAEAICSIDEDNKHTAQIDYFTQVIEDSVKGTHRSSKCDKLKDMTRIIETYTDELLFTDTGRQSLKITHEYLLRASDWVLKGLWNEGSNPQPDLIDFSEIPLKAKPLTHIMFHIEDTDFDQFLTNYESTNWKKVLTMPLSVNVERVRSQTLARPEFKNVGELSQEDREVVNSIKRLCSSSVRSTRFK, encoded by the exons ATGGAGATTATGGAAGATGGGAACTTAGTAGATCGCGTTAGAATTTTATTGCAACGGGACATGCAATATTATCAG GAGATGCAGACAGTACTGAGAGAAGCTTTGTGCATTCGCGTCAGCGGTGGAAAGCTCGATTTTCCGAGACACGCCTCGTTTGCAGCAATTAAAATAGTTATGTGGTGGGAGGCTGAATTTTTGATCACATTTAAAAGGCCTTCAGGATTAAGCAATGTCAAATGCAAAACTACAACGGAAATCGAGACGGACGATGGAgtcgttaaaaatattctaccgACCGAATTTGTTCATATGGTCGTCGATACAGCCGATCAATTGCTcg aaCATTTGCATACGTTGATACAGGAGTGTCTGGATCATGCTGATTTGACCGTTCTTACGGCTACGTTAGGAGCAGCggcattgataaaaaattgtcTTTGGTGTTACAATCAGCATATTAAAAATGTCGTTTCTACCGGAATAAG cgagaaaataaataattgttacaaGTCTTATCAAGAAATGACGGAAGCTGTCGCAGAAAGATTACTTGACTTACATTGCCGTTtaatctctttatatatactcAATGAAGCTGATTCTCTCGATTGGCATAGTAATAAGTCCTTCttcgaaaaggaaagatgTTCTTTTGTAATACAAATGTGGTGGCTCTATATGCAAG GAACAAGAGCAGATTTATGGGAAACTGTACCTCCGCAAATGGCACAACGTGTATTCATGGGAATGTTAAACGAGTCTCTGTCTATCATCGTAActcgatttatttat GGTCGACCTACGTTGGCTAGATCCGAACAATTTTGGACAGATGCATTCAACGTTCTCTGTTGCACTGGATATCTCACTTTAGCTGCCTGCACTGAGAGTGAAGAGATGATAGGTATCCAATCGAATAAATTACCAACTGTTATAAGGGATGTGCATGCTAAATGTAACGAGTTGCTCGTTTGCTTATTATTTCGTGGTACACCATTGGAAGATTTGTATCag GCTTATCGTAACGGATTggaaaatttacaaatattacaaCAACGACGTGGTCCTTCTCCTTGGATATTAATATGCGTTCCACATTTGTTAGGTAGATCTAATTTAGACGTACAATTAGACGATCTAACcgaagatagaatcgtgaTTTTGGAATTGAATATACTTAGGAATCAACCGCAGCCCAATTGGCCACAATTGATGAAA GTGATATCAATGAACAATTACGTAGTCGCAAAGATGTTATTGAATATGTTGGTACGTAAATGCGTTGGATTTACTTCCGATCAAAATTccttaataatgaaaaaaaatgagtcaacaaacaaaaaaggaaataataaaaacgaattgtataatgaaaaaaattgcgGTGGATTTTTGTGCCAAGAATCGGGctgtaaaaaattatcaacGATATCACCGAATTTAGGTCTTTTCAGTCTGACgtatattcttgctattatcgttaacgatCCTGAGGATGTAATTATGCCTGCTTTGAAGAAGGATCCGAATTGGGCTAATTATCTCGATAGGCAGCAG gtTTGGAATCAATCGAGACCACCATGGTTAAATGCACTTATGGTACCTTTGATAAGTACGATGTCACCAATAGTAGAGACCCTTTTGGATGCCGTCAAG acAGGTGCAAGCATATATCAGGCGATGTCATTAACGCTAACTTGTTTCACTGAATTATACGTTACCATACCAATGACAATTTTGCGAACATTATTAGctcttaacaaaaatataccaGCTCGGTGTCATCCTCTTGGTGGTTCCgtatttcttcaaattttctcTGCTGCCCTTTATTCAAGTTTTCTCGATATCGCGACGAACGATCAAACGGATATACAGAGCAAAACTTCAGTAGAAATTAACTTAGAGTCTGGCACATTTAATCCGCATGATAAAATAACTGCATCGAATGCACTTGCTGAAGCAATTTGTAGCATCGACGAGGATAACAAACACACGGCACAGATCGATTATTTTACGCAAGTGATTGAAGACAG TGTTAAAGGAACGCATCGAAGTTCTAAATGCGACAAATTAAAAGACATGACTCGTATCATAGAAACATACACCGACGAATTGTTGTTCACTGATACGGGAAGACAATCTTTAAAA ATAACACACGAGTATCTGCTACGTGCTTCCGATTGGGTGTTAAAGGGACTGTGGAACGAAGGGAGCAACCCACAGCCGGATTTAATCGATTTCTCCGAAATTCCATTGAAGGCAAAACCGCTAACCCATATCATGTTTCACATCGAAGATACTGATTTTGATCAG TTTCTAACTAATTACGAATCAACGAATTGGAAGAAGGTATTGACAATGCCATTATCCGTGAATGTGGAACGCGTTCGTAGCCAAACCCTCGCTCGTCCGGAATTCAAGAATGTTGGTGAACTATCTCAGGAGGATAGAGAAGTGGTCAATTCGATTAAACGACTTTGTTCTTCATCCGTACGATCTACTCGTTTTAAATGA
- the LOC124432294 gene encoding uncharacterized protein LOC124432294 isoform X3: MEIMEDGNLVDRVRILLQRDMQYYQEMQTVLREALCIRVSGGKLDFPRHASFAAIKIVMWWEAEFLITFKRPSGLSNVKCKTTTEIETDDGVVKNILPTEFVHMVVDTADQLLEHLHTLIQECLDHADLTVLTATLGAAALIKNCLWCYNQHIKNVVSTGISEKINNCYKSYQEMTEAVAERLLDLHCRLISLYILNEADSLDWHSNKSFFEKERCSFVIQMWWLYMQGTRADLWETVPPQMAQRVFMGMLNESLSIIVTRFIYGRPTLARSEQFWTDAFNVLCCTGYLTLAACTESEEMIGIQSNKLPTVIRDVHAKCNELLVCLLFRGTPLEDLYQAYRNGLENLQILQQRRGPSPWILICVPHLLGRSNLDVQLDDLTEDRIVILELNILRNQPQPNWPQLMKVISMNNYVVAKMLLNMLVRKCVGFTSDQNSLIMKKNESTNKKGNNKNELYNEKNCGGFLCQESGCKKLSTISPNLGLFSLTYILAIIVNDPEDVIMPALKKDPNWANYLDRQQVWNQSRPPWLNALMVPLISTMSPIVETLLDAVKITHEYLLRASDWVLKGLWNEGSNPQPDLIDFSEIPLKAKPLTHIMFHIEDTDFDQFLTNYESTNWKKVLTMPLSVNVERVRSQTLARPEFKNVGELSQEDREVVNSIKRLCSSSVRSTRFK; encoded by the exons ATGGAGATTATGGAAGATGGGAACTTAGTAGATCGCGTTAGAATTTTATTGCAACGGGACATGCAATATTATCAG GAGATGCAGACAGTACTGAGAGAAGCTTTGTGCATTCGCGTCAGCGGTGGAAAGCTCGATTTTCCGAGACACGCCTCGTTTGCAGCAATTAAAATAGTTATGTGGTGGGAGGCTGAATTTTTGATCACATTTAAAAGGCCTTCAGGATTAAGCAATGTCAAATGCAAAACTACAACGGAAATCGAGACGGACGATGGAgtcgttaaaaatattctaccgACCGAATTTGTTCATATGGTCGTCGATACAGCCGATCAATTGCTcg aaCATTTGCATACGTTGATACAGGAGTGTCTGGATCATGCTGATTTGACCGTTCTTACGGCTACGTTAGGAGCAGCggcattgataaaaaattgtcTTTGGTGTTACAATCAGCATATTAAAAATGTCGTTTCTACCGGAATAAG cgagaaaataaataattgttacaaGTCTTATCAAGAAATGACGGAAGCTGTCGCAGAAAGATTACTTGACTTACATTGCCGTTtaatctctttatatatactcAATGAAGCTGATTCTCTCGATTGGCATAGTAATAAGTCCTTCttcgaaaaggaaagatgTTCTTTTGTAATACAAATGTGGTGGCTCTATATGCAAG GAACAAGAGCAGATTTATGGGAAACTGTACCTCCGCAAATGGCACAACGTGTATTCATGGGAATGTTAAACGAGTCTCTGTCTATCATCGTAActcgatttatttat GGTCGACCTACGTTGGCTAGATCCGAACAATTTTGGACAGATGCATTCAACGTTCTCTGTTGCACTGGATATCTCACTTTAGCTGCCTGCACTGAGAGTGAAGAGATGATAGGTATCCAATCGAATAAATTACCAACTGTTATAAGGGATGTGCATGCTAAATGTAACGAGTTGCTCGTTTGCTTATTATTTCGTGGTACACCATTGGAAGATTTGTATCag GCTTATCGTAACGGATTggaaaatttacaaatattacaaCAACGACGTGGTCCTTCTCCTTGGATATTAATATGCGTTCCACATTTGTTAGGTAGATCTAATTTAGACGTACAATTAGACGATCTAACcgaagatagaatcgtgaTTTTGGAATTGAATATACTTAGGAATCAACCGCAGCCCAATTGGCCACAATTGATGAAA GTGATATCAATGAACAATTACGTAGTCGCAAAGATGTTATTGAATATGTTGGTACGTAAATGCGTTGGATTTACTTCCGATCAAAATTccttaataatgaaaaaaaatgagtcaacaaacaaaaaaggaaataataaaaacgaattgtataatgaaaaaaattgcgGTGGATTTTTGTGCCAAGAATCGGGctgtaaaaaattatcaacGATATCACCGAATTTAGGTCTTTTCAGTCTGACgtatattcttgctattatcgttaacgatCCTGAGGATGTAATTATGCCTGCTTTGAAGAAGGATCCGAATTGGGCTAATTATCTCGATAGGCAGCAG gtTTGGAATCAATCGAGACCACCATGGTTAAATGCACTTATGGTACCTTTGATAAGTACGATGTCACCAATAGTAGAGACCCTTTTGGATGCCGTCAAG ATAACACACGAGTATCTGCTACGTGCTTCCGATTGGGTGTTAAAGGGACTGTGGAACGAAGGGAGCAACCCACAGCCGGATTTAATCGATTTCTCCGAAATTCCATTGAAGGCAAAACCGCTAACCCATATCATGTTTCACATCGAAGATACTGATTTTGATCAG TTTCTAACTAATTACGAATCAACGAATTGGAAGAAGGTATTGACAATGCCATTATCCGTGAATGTGGAACGCGTTCGTAGCCAAACCCTCGCTCGTCCGGAATTCAAGAATGTTGGTGAACTATCTCAGGAGGATAGAGAAGTGGTCAATTCGATTAAACGACTTTGTTCTTCATCCGTACGATCTACTCGTTTTAAATGA
- the LOC124432294 gene encoding uncharacterized protein LOC124432294 isoform X2, with translation MQTVLREALCIRVSGGKLDFPRHASFAAIKIVMWWEAEFLITFKRPSGLSNVKCKTTTEIETDDGVVKNILPTEFVHMVVDTADQLLEHLHTLIQECLDHADLTVLTATLGAAALIKNCLWCYNQHIKNVVSTGISEKINNCYKSYQEMTEAVAERLLDLHCRLISLYILNEADSLDWHSNKSFFEKERCSFVIQMWWLYMQGTRADLWETVPPQMAQRVFMGMLNESLSIIVTRFIYGRPTLARSEQFWTDAFNVLCCTGYLTLAACTESEEMIGIQSNKLPTVIRDVHAKCNELLVCLLFRGTPLEDLYQAYRNGLENLQILQQRRGPSPWILICVPHLLGRSNLDVQLDDLTEDRIVILELNILRNQPQPNWPQLMKVISMNNYVVAKMLLNMLVRKCVGFTSDQNSLIMKKNESTNKKGNNKNELYNEKNCGGFLCQESGCKKLSTISPNLGLFSLTYILAIIVNDPEDVIMPALKKDPNWANYLDRQQVWNQSRPPWLNALMVPLISTMSPIVETLLDAVKTGASIYQAMSLTLTCFTELYVTIPMTILRTLLALNKNIPARCHPLGGSVFLQIFSAALYSSFLDIATNDQTDIQSKTSVEINLESGTFNPHDKITASNALAEAICSIDEDNKHTAQIDYFTQVIEDSVKGTHRSSKCDKLKDMTRIIETYTDELLFTDTGRQSLKITHEYLLRASDWVLKGLWNEGSNPQPDLIDFSEIPLKAKPLTHIMFHIEDTDFDQFLTNYESTNWKKVLTMPLSVNVERVRSQTLARPEFKNVGELSQEDREVVNSIKRLCSSSVRSTRFK, from the exons ATGCAGACAGTACTGAGAGAAGCTTTGTGCATTCGCGTCAGCGGTGGAAAGCTCGATTTTCCGAGACACGCCTCGTTTGCAGCAATTAAAATAGTTATGTGGTGGGAGGCTGAATTTTTGATCACATTTAAAAGGCCTTCAGGATTAAGCAATGTCAAATGCAAAACTACAACGGAAATCGAGACGGACGATGGAgtcgttaaaaatattctaccgACCGAATTTGTTCATATGGTCGTCGATACAGCCGATCAATTGCTcg aaCATTTGCATACGTTGATACAGGAGTGTCTGGATCATGCTGATTTGACCGTTCTTACGGCTACGTTAGGAGCAGCggcattgataaaaaattgtcTTTGGTGTTACAATCAGCATATTAAAAATGTCGTTTCTACCGGAATAAG cgagaaaataaataattgttacaaGTCTTATCAAGAAATGACGGAAGCTGTCGCAGAAAGATTACTTGACTTACATTGCCGTTtaatctctttatatatactcAATGAAGCTGATTCTCTCGATTGGCATAGTAATAAGTCCTTCttcgaaaaggaaagatgTTCTTTTGTAATACAAATGTGGTGGCTCTATATGCAAG GAACAAGAGCAGATTTATGGGAAACTGTACCTCCGCAAATGGCACAACGTGTATTCATGGGAATGTTAAACGAGTCTCTGTCTATCATCGTAActcgatttatttat GGTCGACCTACGTTGGCTAGATCCGAACAATTTTGGACAGATGCATTCAACGTTCTCTGTTGCACTGGATATCTCACTTTAGCTGCCTGCACTGAGAGTGAAGAGATGATAGGTATCCAATCGAATAAATTACCAACTGTTATAAGGGATGTGCATGCTAAATGTAACGAGTTGCTCGTTTGCTTATTATTTCGTGGTACACCATTGGAAGATTTGTATCag GCTTATCGTAACGGATTggaaaatttacaaatattacaaCAACGACGTGGTCCTTCTCCTTGGATATTAATATGCGTTCCACATTTGTTAGGTAGATCTAATTTAGACGTACAATTAGACGATCTAACcgaagatagaatcgtgaTTTTGGAATTGAATATACTTAGGAATCAACCGCAGCCCAATTGGCCACAATTGATGAAA GTGATATCAATGAACAATTACGTAGTCGCAAAGATGTTATTGAATATGTTGGTACGTAAATGCGTTGGATTTACTTCCGATCAAAATTccttaataatgaaaaaaaatgagtcaacaaacaaaaaaggaaataataaaaacgaattgtataatgaaaaaaattgcgGTGGATTTTTGTGCCAAGAATCGGGctgtaaaaaattatcaacGATATCACCGAATTTAGGTCTTTTCAGTCTGACgtatattcttgctattatcgttaacgatCCTGAGGATGTAATTATGCCTGCTTTGAAGAAGGATCCGAATTGGGCTAATTATCTCGATAGGCAGCAG gtTTGGAATCAATCGAGACCACCATGGTTAAATGCACTTATGGTACCTTTGATAAGTACGATGTCACCAATAGTAGAGACCCTTTTGGATGCCGTCAAG acAGGTGCAAGCATATATCAGGCGATGTCATTAACGCTAACTTGTTTCACTGAATTATACGTTACCATACCAATGACAATTTTGCGAACATTATTAGctcttaacaaaaatataccaGCTCGGTGTCATCCTCTTGGTGGTTCCgtatttcttcaaattttctcTGCTGCCCTTTATTCAAGTTTTCTCGATATCGCGACGAACGATCAAACGGATATACAGAGCAAAACTTCAGTAGAAATTAACTTAGAGTCTGGCACATTTAATCCGCATGATAAAATAACTGCATCGAATGCACTTGCTGAAGCAATTTGTAGCATCGACGAGGATAACAAACACACGGCACAGATCGATTATTTTACGCAAGTGATTGAAGACAG TGTTAAAGGAACGCATCGAAGTTCTAAATGCGACAAATTAAAAGACATGACTCGTATCATAGAAACATACACCGACGAATTGTTGTTCACTGATACGGGAAGACAATCTTTAAAA ATAACACACGAGTATCTGCTACGTGCTTCCGATTGGGTGTTAAAGGGACTGTGGAACGAAGGGAGCAACCCACAGCCGGATTTAATCGATTTCTCCGAAATTCCATTGAAGGCAAAACCGCTAACCCATATCATGTTTCACATCGAAGATACTGATTTTGATCAG TTTCTAACTAATTACGAATCAACGAATTGGAAGAAGGTATTGACAATGCCATTATCCGTGAATGTGGAACGCGTTCGTAGCCAAACCCTCGCTCGTCCGGAATTCAAGAATGTTGGTGAACTATCTCAGGAGGATAGAGAAGTGGTCAATTCGATTAAACGACTTTGTTCTTCATCCGTACGATCTACTCGTTTTAAATGA
- the LOC124432300 gene encoding frataxin homolog, mitochondrial isoform X3 gives MFQTVIQSTVLRKVSNKLSTKITHNILSRHISINYKNNVGGYDNVYSTRYINIKNNLLFHVPLSLYSSQVDYMNLDRNLTLVEFEKISDTTLESLTEYFEDVIEEATHLEDSDVSYGDGVLTAKFGNPYGTYVINRQTPNRQIWLSSPTSGPKRYDFVKGKWVYKYDDKTLHELLNDEISSIVKKKYIETANFRK, from the exons ATGTTTCAAACAGTGATACAATCTACCGTATTAAGGAAAGTATCGAATAAATTATCAACTAAAATTACGCATAACATTTTATCAAGACACATTTcaattaactataaaaacaatgttgGAGGTTATGATAACGTATATTCtacaagatatataaatattaaaaataatttgttatttcatGTACCTCTTTCTTTGTATAGTTCACAAGTTGATTATATGAACTTAga tagAAATCTTACTCTTGTAGAATTTGAAAAGATTTCAGATACAACTCTTGAATCCTTAACAGAATATTTTGAGGATGTGATTGAAGAAGCTACGCATTTGGAAGATTCAGATGTTTCTTATGGA GATGGAGTATTGACTGCTAAATTTGGTAATCCATATGGCACATACGTTATAAATAGACAAACACCAAACAGGCAAATTTGGCTTTCTTCTCCGACATCCGGACCAAAACGTTATGATTTTGTAAAGGGTAAATGGGTTTATAAGTATGATGATAAAACTTTGCACGAGCTTTTAAACGATGAAATATCatctattgtaaaaaaaaaa TATATAGAAACTGccaattttagaaaataa
- the LOC124432300 gene encoding frataxin homolog, mitochondrial isoform X2: MFQTVIQSTVLRKVSNKLSTKITHNILSRHISINYKNNVGGYDNVYSTRYINIKNNLLFHVPLSLYSSQVDYMNLENLTLVEFEKISDTTLESLTEYFEDVIEEATHLEDSDVSYGDGVLTAKFGNPYGTYVINRQTPNRQIWLSSPTSGPKRYDFVKGKWVYKYDDKTLHELLNDEISSIVKKKVCFDKCSYSGKE, encoded by the exons ATGTTTCAAACAGTGATACAATCTACCGTATTAAGGAAAGTATCGAATAAATTATCAACTAAAATTACGCATAACATTTTATCAAGACACATTTcaattaactataaaaacaatgttgGAGGTTATGATAACGTATATTCtacaagatatataaatattaaaaataatttgttatttcatGTACCTCTTTCTTTGTATAGTTCACAAGTTGATTATATGAACTTAga AAATCTTACTCTTGTAGAATTTGAAAAGATTTCAGATACAACTCTTGAATCCTTAACAGAATATTTTGAGGATGTGATTGAAGAAGCTACGCATTTGGAAGATTCAGATGTTTCTTATGGA GATGGAGTATTGACTGCTAAATTTGGTAATCCATATGGCACATACGTTATAAATAGACAAACACCAAACAGGCAAATTTGGCTTTCTTCTCCGACATCCGGACCAAAACGTTATGATTTTGTAAAGGGTAAATGGGTTTATAAGTATGATGATAAAACTTTGCACGAGCTTTTAAACGATGAAATATCatctattgtaaaaaaaaaagtatgtttTGACAAATGTTCTTACAGTggtaaagaataa
- the LOC124432300 gene encoding frataxin homolog, mitochondrial isoform X1 gives MFQTVIQSTVLRKVSNKLSTKITHNILSRHISINYKNNVGGYDNVYSTRYINIKNNLLFHVPLSLYSSQVDYMNLDRNLTLVEFEKISDTTLESLTEYFEDVIEEATHLEDSDVSYGDGVLTAKFGNPYGTYVINRQTPNRQIWLSSPTSGPKRYDFVKGKWVYKYDDKTLHELLNDEISSIVKKKVCFDKCSYSGKE, from the exons ATGTTTCAAACAGTGATACAATCTACCGTATTAAGGAAAGTATCGAATAAATTATCAACTAAAATTACGCATAACATTTTATCAAGACACATTTcaattaactataaaaacaatgttgGAGGTTATGATAACGTATATTCtacaagatatataaatattaaaaataatttgttatttcatGTACCTCTTTCTTTGTATAGTTCACAAGTTGATTATATGAACTTAga tagAAATCTTACTCTTGTAGAATTTGAAAAGATTTCAGATACAACTCTTGAATCCTTAACAGAATATTTTGAGGATGTGATTGAAGAAGCTACGCATTTGGAAGATTCAGATGTTTCTTATGGA GATGGAGTATTGACTGCTAAATTTGGTAATCCATATGGCACATACGTTATAAATAGACAAACACCAAACAGGCAAATTTGGCTTTCTTCTCCGACATCCGGACCAAAACGTTATGATTTTGTAAAGGGTAAATGGGTTTATAAGTATGATGATAAAACTTTGCACGAGCTTTTAAACGATGAAATATCatctattgtaaaaaaaaaagtatgtttTGACAAATGTTCTTACAGTggtaaagaataa
- the LOC124432298 gene encoding transcription initiation factor TFIID subunit 11, translated as MDNLFGKEDSGNESEHVEIDDKDEKFNISQNSTTSKDIENMDVDGLPIKGELDAMSSQSQSDAEEVGSNSICMTMDDQLEIVKHEIEIENKEEEPSTEDIFGNDIMLPHVNHTSIKERRESKEKSKKELEEEEREKMQVLVSNFTEDQLDRYEMYRRAAFPKAAIKRIMQTITGCSVSQNVVIAMSGIAKVFVGEIVEEALDVMEANGETGPLQPKHLREAVRRLRLQGQIPNGRAHKAFFRL; from the exons atggATAACCTATTTGGTAAAGAAGACTCTGGAAATGAAAGTGAGCACGTTGAGATAGatgataaagatgaaaaatttaatatttcacaaaATTCTACAACGTCTAAGGATATTGAAAATATGGACGTAGATGGTTTACCAATAaag ggAGAACTGGATGCTATGAGTTCTCAATCTCAATCGGATGCTGAAGAAGTAGGTTCTAATTCTATATGTATGACAATGGATGATCAATTGGAAATAGTAAAGCacgaaattgaaattgaaaataaagaagaagaaccaaGTACAGAAGATATTTTTGGCAATGATATTATGTTACCTCATGTTAATCATACTagtattaaagaaagaagagaaagtaaagaaaaaagtaaaaaagagttagaagaggaggaaagggagaaaatgca AGTACTTGTTTCTAATTTTACGGAAGATCAGTTAGATAGATATGAAATGTATAGGAGAGCTGCATTTCCAAAAGCAGCTATAAAGAgg ATTATGCAAACTATAACAGGTTGTTCTGTATCACAGAATGTTGTTATAGCAATGTCAGGTATTGCTAAAGTATTTGTTGGTGAAATTGTAGAAGAAG CTTTAGATGTAATGGAAGCTAATGGTGAAACAGGACCATTACAACCCAAACATTTAAGGGAAGCAGTTCGTAGATTAAGACTTCAGGGTCAAATACCAAATGGACGTGCACATAAAGCATTCTTtagattatag